From the genome of Bradyrhizobium elkanii USDA 76, one region includes:
- a CDS encoding RDD family protein, whose product MSYGDDGGTRRNEAWRNDGGVPPHAFDPLMQPDLFRGVLTRRVFAFLIDLFVLSVPVILAVIFIAVFGLVTLGLGWALFWLVSPASIVWAIVYYGASIGGQHSATIGMRMMDLELRTWYGARGYFVLGATHAVLFWATISFLSPLVLLIGLLNGRRRLLHDIILGTVIINSSVRTQMSPAARAFY is encoded by the coding sequence ATGTCCTACGGCGATGACGGCGGCACCCGGCGCAATGAGGCCTGGCGCAACGACGGCGGCGTTCCCCCGCATGCGTTCGATCCGTTGATGCAGCCTGACCTGTTTCGCGGCGTGCTGACGCGACGCGTTTTTGCGTTCCTGATCGACCTGTTCGTGCTGTCGGTGCCGGTGATCCTCGCGGTGATTTTCATCGCGGTGTTCGGCCTCGTCACGCTCGGTCTCGGCTGGGCGCTGTTCTGGCTGGTCTCGCCGGCCTCGATCGTCTGGGCGATCGTCTATTACGGCGCCTCGATCGGCGGGCAGCACTCGGCCACCATTGGCATGCGCATGATGGATCTGGAACTGCGGACCTGGTACGGCGCGCGCGGCTATTTCGTGCTCGGCGCCACCCATGCGGTGCTGTTCTGGGCGACGATCTCGTTCCTGTCGCCGCTGGTGCTCCTGATCGGGCTGCTCAACGGCCGCCGCCGGCTGCTGCACGACATCATCCTCGGAACCGTCATAATCAACAGCTCGGTCCGGACCCAGATGTCCCCGGCCGCGCGGGCCTTCTATTAG
- the hemB gene encoding porphobilinogen synthase, whose protein sequence is MAIKFGRPIELRDAPRRQTDALASPSLDLTIRMRRNRKSEWARRLVRENVLTTDDLIWPMFVVDGHNTRTPVASMPGVDRLTVDQIVRDAERAAKLNIPCIALFPFTEPSLRDEQGSEALNPDNLVCQAVRAIKKEFPDIGVLCDVALDPFTSHGHDGLIEGGKILNDETVAVLVKQALTQAEAGCDVIAPSDMMDGRIGAIREALDDNGFGDVQIMSYAAKYASAFYGPFRDAIGSAKTLTGDKRTYQMDSANSDEALREVELDIAEGADMVMVKPGMPYLDIVRRVKDHFAMPTFVYQVSGEYAMIAGAAANGWIDGERAMMESLVGFKRAGADGILTYFAPKAAEKIKAES, encoded by the coding sequence ATGGCGATCAAATTCGGGCGCCCGATCGAACTGCGCGATGCGCCGCGGCGCCAGACCGATGCCCTCGCCTCCCCCTCGCTCGACCTCACGATCCGGATGCGGCGCAATCGCAAGTCGGAATGGGCCCGCCGCCTGGTGCGCGAAAACGTGCTGACTACCGATGATCTGATCTGGCCGATGTTCGTGGTCGATGGCCACAACACCCGCACGCCGGTGGCCTCGATGCCCGGCGTCGACCGGCTCACCGTCGACCAGATCGTCCGCGACGCCGAGCGCGCGGCAAAGCTCAACATCCCCTGCATCGCGCTGTTTCCGTTCACCGAGCCGTCGCTGCGCGACGAGCAGGGCTCGGAAGCGCTCAACCCCGACAATCTGGTCTGCCAGGCGGTGCGCGCGATCAAGAAGGAGTTTCCCGACATCGGCGTGCTGTGCGACGTCGCGCTCGATCCCTTCACCAGCCACGGCCATGACGGGCTGATCGAGGGCGGCAAGATCCTCAACGACGAGACCGTCGCGGTGCTGGTGAAGCAGGCGCTGACCCAGGCCGAAGCCGGCTGCGACGTGATCGCGCCGTCGGACATGATGGACGGCCGGATCGGTGCGATCCGCGAGGCGCTCGACGACAACGGCTTCGGCGACGTGCAGATCATGTCCTACGCGGCGAAATACGCCTCCGCCTTCTACGGCCCGTTCCGCGACGCGATCGGCTCGGCCAAGACGCTGACCGGCGACAAGCGTACCTACCAAATGGACAGCGCCAATTCCGACGAGGCGCTGCGCGAGGTCGAGCTCGACATCGCCGAGGGCGCCGACATGGTGATGGTGAAGCCGGGCATGCCCTATCTCGACATCGTCCGCCGCGTGAAGGACCATTTCGCGATGCCGACCTTCGTGTACCAGGTGTCCGGCGAGTACGCGATGATCGCGGGCGCCGCCGCCAACGGCTGGATCGACGGCGAGCGCGCGATGATGGAGAGCCTGGTCGGCTTCAAGCGCGCCGGCGCCGACGGCATCCTCACCTATTTCGCGCCGAAGGCCGCCGAAAAGATCAAGGCGGAGAGCTGA
- a CDS encoding DUF6163 family protein, protein MSDTSARDQARDNAISVSAISSDRIEPDDNAWTRRLVIFLRIMAVVSVAKGLYHWAQVTGFVGGEEEAFENQSMAWQTATIYFAVIELVAAVGLWLATPWGAVVWLTTVVSMAVIELMFPGIYGGSLTVVGLEALMLAAYLALAWMSARERPP, encoded by the coding sequence ATGTCTGACACCTCTGCACGCGATCAGGCGCGGGACAATGCCATCTCGGTGAGCGCGATCTCGTCCGACCGGATCGAGCCGGACGACAATGCGTGGACGCGGCGTCTCGTCATCTTCCTGCGCATCATGGCCGTCGTCTCGGTCGCCAAGGGCCTTTATCACTGGGCCCAGGTGACCGGCTTCGTCGGCGGCGAGGAGGAGGCCTTCGAGAACCAGTCGATGGCCTGGCAGACCGCCACGATCTATTTCGCCGTCATCGAGCTCGTCGCCGCCGTCGGGCTCTGGCTCGCGACGCCCTGGGGCGCCGTGGTGTGGCTGACCACCGTGGTGTCGATGGCGGTCATCGAGCTGATGTTTCCCGGCATCTATGGCGGCAGTCTCACCGTGGTCGGGCTCGAGGCCTTGATGCTCGCCGCCTATCTCGCGCTGGCCTGGATGTCGGCGCGCGAACGCCCGCCATAG
- the ldtR gene encoding transcriptional regulator LdtR translates to MMKAVATTAADAADRATGQAPVQPLYLEALTLVERLHRRLLDVIKDEFDRRGRADINSVQALLLYNIGDKELTAGELRTRGYYLGSNVSYNLKKLVELGFLDHQRSRVDRRSVRIRLTPQGQEVRKIVDALYQKHVKTVEQVGGISNEEFASLNKSLHRLERFWTDQILYRL, encoded by the coding sequence ATGATGAAAGCCGTTGCGACAACGGCGGCGGATGCCGCCGATCGCGCTACCGGTCAAGCTCCGGTGCAGCCGCTCTATCTCGAAGCCCTGACTTTGGTGGAGCGGCTGCATCGCCGGCTCCTCGACGTCATCAAGGACGAATTCGATCGTCGTGGCCGCGCCGACATCAACTCGGTGCAGGCGCTGCTCCTGTACAACATCGGCGACAAGGAACTGACCGCCGGCGAGCTGCGCACCCGCGGCTACTATCTCGGCTCCAACGTCTCCTACAATCTGAAGAAGCTCGTCGAGCTCGGCTTCCTCGATCATCAGCGCTCGCGCGTCGATCGCCGCTCGGTCCGCATCCGGCTGACCCCGCAGGGCCAGGAAGTCCGCAAGATCGTCGATGCGCTCTATCAGAAGCACGTCAAGACGGTGGAGCAGGTCGGCGGCATCTCGAACGAGGAGTTCGCGAGCCTCAACAAGTCGCTGCATCGCCTCGAGCGCTTCTGGACCGACCAGATCCTGTATCGCCTCTGA
- a CDS encoding PRC-barrel domain-containing protein has product MKKLAIGCIMAAAFATAAHAATTMPAAPADSSTIANYYKQNVYDPKESKIGTIDDVLVDKSGKVTGLVVGVGGFLGAGEKDVIVPFTAVKSQKKDDKWWLTLDETKDSLKAAPGFKYDRASTTWKPENK; this is encoded by the coding sequence ATGAAGAAATTGGCTATCGGCTGCATCATGGCAGCAGCGTTCGCTACCGCCGCGCATGCCGCAACCACCATGCCCGCCGCGCCGGCGGACAGTTCGACCATCGCCAACTACTACAAGCAGAACGTCTACGACCCGAAGGAATCCAAGATCGGGACGATCGACGACGTGCTTGTCGACAAGTCCGGCAAGGTGACCGGTCTCGTCGTCGGTGTCGGCGGTTTTCTCGGCGCCGGCGAGAAGGACGTGATCGTGCCATTCACGGCCGTCAAATCTCAAAAGAAAGACGACAAGTGGTGGCTCACGCTCGACGAGACCAAGGACAGCCTGAAGGCCGCGCCTGGTTTCAAATACGACCGCGCAAGCACGACCTGGAAGCCGGAGAACAAGTAG
- a CDS encoding Bug family tripartite tricarboxylate transporter substrate binding protein codes for MIPSHMRLVGAVVALLLGASGPAPAQQLELKLMAPAAPGGGWDQTARSMQQALVASSVARSVQVTNVPGAGGSVGIAQFVNGAKGDGNQMMVNGFVMVGALAMNKSPVTLDQVTPIARLTEETQVIVVPANSPIKTAQDLAAAVKADIAKVTFAGGSAGGVDHVMAALFAGTVGADAKKINYIPFSGGGESLAAILGGKVTAGISGLSEYEGQIKAGKLRALGVTSAQRLPGVDIPTFREQGIDLVLANWRSVVAPPGITPEQRKVLSDAVEKMVKSDAWKEILKQKGWDDAYLGGDAFADFLKKEIVRVTDVLKSVGLVKS; via the coding sequence ATGATCCCGTCCCACATGCGCCTGGTCGGCGCGGTCGTCGCGCTGTTGCTTGGGGCGAGCGGTCCGGCGCCCGCGCAGCAACTCGAGCTCAAGCTGATGGCGCCGGCGGCGCCCGGCGGCGGCTGGGATCAGACGGCGCGCTCGATGCAGCAGGCGCTGGTCGCCTCCAGTGTCGCGCGCAGCGTCCAGGTCACCAACGTTCCCGGCGCCGGCGGCAGCGTCGGCATCGCGCAGTTCGTCAACGGCGCCAAGGGCGACGGCAACCAGATGATGGTGAACGGTTTCGTCATGGTGGGCGCGCTCGCCATGAACAAGTCGCCGGTGACGCTGGATCAGGTGACGCCGATCGCGCGCCTCACCGAGGAGACCCAGGTCATTGTGGTGCCGGCGAACTCGCCGATCAAGACGGCGCAGGATCTCGCCGCCGCGGTGAAGGCCGATATCGCCAAGGTGACCTTTGCCGGCGGCTCGGCCGGCGGCGTCGACCATGTGATGGCGGCGCTGTTCGCGGGAACGGTCGGCGCCGACGCCAAGAAGATCAACTACATTCCGTTCTCGGGCGGCGGCGAGTCGCTTGCAGCCATTCTCGGTGGCAAGGTCACGGCCGGCATTTCCGGCCTCAGCGAATATGAAGGCCAGATCAAGGCCGGCAAGTTGCGCGCGCTCGGCGTCACCTCGGCGCAGCGTTTACCCGGCGTCGACATCCCGACCTTCAGGGAGCAGGGCATCGACCTCGTGCTGGCCAATTGGCGTTCGGTGGTCGCACCACCCGGCATCACGCCGGAGCAGCGCAAGGTGCTGAGCGATGCCGTCGAGAAGATGGTGAAGTCCGACGCCTGGAAGGAGATCCTGAAGCAGAAGGGCTGGGATGACGCCTATCTCGGCGGTGATGCCTTCGCGGATTTCCTGAAGAAGGAAATCGTGCGTGTCACCGACGTGCTCAAGTCCGTCGGCCTCGTGAAGTCGTGA
- a CDS encoding tripartite tricarboxylate transporter TctB family protein, translating to MPDAASENPAPRRVDRAGVVIAAALAVLAAVLVWDASKLPSTTMYGMGPEAMPIVIAIGLVILAIGNLIDALRGKLPPRESMDPKPVGLIIGGLVLLIAIIGFGGGFILATSALFVTTSAAFGRRAVLTDIAIALVITTLIYLAFDKLLTLSLPAGPLERLL from the coding sequence ATGCCGGACGCGGCTTCCGAAAATCCTGCGCCGCGGCGCGTCGACCGCGCCGGTGTCGTCATCGCGGCCGCGCTTGCGGTGCTTGCCGCGGTGCTGGTGTGGGACGCCAGCAAGCTGCCGTCCACCACGATGTACGGCATGGGGCCGGAGGCGATGCCGATCGTGATCGCGATTGGCCTCGTCATCCTCGCCATCGGCAATCTGATCGACGCGCTGCGCGGCAAGCTGCCGCCGCGCGAGAGCATGGATCCGAAACCGGTGGGACTGATCATCGGCGGCCTTGTGCTCCTGATCGCGATCATCGGCTTTGGCGGCGGCTTCATCCTCGCCACCTCGGCGCTGTTCGTGACCACGTCGGCAGCCTTCGGCCGCCGCGCCGTCCTTACCGACATCGCCATCGCGCTCGTGATCACGACCCTGATTTATCTCGCGTTCGACAAACTGTTGACGCTGAGCCTGCCCGCCGGCCCGCTGGAGCGACTGCTGTGA
- a CDS encoding tripartite tricarboxylate transporter permease: MDTFAALAHGMAVAMQPINLLYALIGVFLGTAVGVLPGIGPALTVALLLPVTYKLDPGGSLIMFAGIYYGGMYGGSTTAILINTPGESASMATALEGNKMAKAGRGGPALATSAIGSFVAGTIATIGLAFLAPWLVDFAVRFGPEDYFALMCVAFVTVSATFGDSPVRGLTSLFIGLTLGLVGIDKLTGQARLAFGIPELLDGVEVTTLAVGLFAVGEALYVASRRHHAEEKLEPVRGSLWMTREDWRRSWKPWLRGTLFGFPIGALPAGGAEIPTFLSYSTERRLTKHPEEFGKGAIEGVAGPEAANNASAAGTLVPLLTLGLPTSATAAMMLAGFQQYGLNPGPLLFAERPDLVWGLIASLFIANGMLLVLNLPLVGLWVRLLAIPQPWLYAGILVFATMGTIAAKPSVVELSMLAAFGVMGFLMRRFDFPIAPVVIGLILGPIAESQLRRALAISLGDPMVLLQSPMSATLLGIALIALLAPFVLKGVGRFKANED, from the coding sequence ATGGACACTTTCGCCGCGCTGGCGCACGGCATGGCGGTCGCCATGCAGCCGATTAACCTGCTTTACGCCCTGATCGGCGTGTTCCTGGGCACGGCGGTCGGCGTGTTGCCGGGGATCGGTCCGGCGCTGACGGTCGCGCTGCTGCTACCGGTGACCTACAAGCTCGATCCCGGCGGCTCGCTGATCATGTTCGCCGGCATCTATTACGGCGGCATGTATGGCGGATCGACCACCGCGATCCTGATCAATACGCCGGGCGAGAGCGCGTCGATGGCGACCGCGCTCGAGGGCAACAAGATGGCCAAGGCCGGCCGCGGCGGCCCGGCGCTGGCGACCTCGGCGATCGGCTCGTTCGTGGCCGGCACCATCGCCACCATCGGCCTCGCATTCCTCGCGCCATGGCTGGTCGATTTCGCGGTGCGCTTCGGGCCGGAGGATTACTTCGCGCTGATGTGCGTCGCCTTCGTCACGGTGTCGGCAACCTTCGGCGACTCGCCGGTCCGCGGCCTCACCAGCCTGTTCATCGGCCTGACGCTCGGGCTGGTCGGCATCGACAAGCTGACCGGTCAGGCGCGGCTTGCCTTCGGCATTCCCGAGCTGCTCGACGGCGTCGAGGTGACGACACTCGCGGTCGGCCTGTTCGCGGTCGGCGAGGCGCTCTATGTCGCCTCGCGCCGTCATCACGCCGAGGAGAAGCTCGAGCCGGTGCGCGGCTCGCTGTGGATGACGCGGGAGGACTGGCGGCGGTCGTGGAAGCCGTGGCTGCGCGGCACGCTGTTCGGTTTTCCGATCGGGGCGCTGCCGGCCGGCGGGGCGGAGATCCCGACATTCCTGTCCTATTCCACCGAGCGGCGACTGACCAAGCATCCCGAGGAATTCGGCAAGGGCGCGATCGAAGGCGTCGCAGGGCCGGAAGCGGCGAACAACGCGTCCGCCGCCGGCACGCTGGTGCCGCTGTTGACGCTCGGGCTGCCGACCTCGGCAACGGCTGCAATGATGCTGGCGGGCTTCCAGCAATACGGCCTCAACCCGGGGCCGCTGCTGTTCGCGGAGCGGCCCGACCTGGTGTGGGGCCTGATCGCGAGCCTGTTCATCGCCAACGGCATGCTGCTGGTGCTCAATCTGCCGCTGGTCGGGCTCTGGGTGCGGCTGCTGGCGATTCCGCAGCCCTGGCTCTATGCCGGCATCCTGGTATTCGCGACCATGGGCACGATCGCGGCGAAGCCGTCGGTCGTCGAGCTGTCGATGCTGGCGGCGTTCGGCGTGATGGGCTTTCTGATGCGCCGGTTCGACTTCCCGATCGCGCCCGTCGTGATCGGGCTGATCCTCGGGCCGATCGCCGAAAGCCAGCTGCGTCGCGCGCTGGCGATCAGCCTCGGCGATCCCATGGTGCTGCTGCAAAGCCCGATGTCGGCGACGCTGCTCGGCATCGCGCTGATCGCTCTGCTGGCGCCGTTCGTGCTCAAGGGGGTCGGGCGATTCAAGGCGAACGAGGATTAG
- a CDS encoding TonB-dependent siderophore receptor → MSCTWIRPQRFAASAVAVLSVVGADDVFAQTQLPSVTVEAPQRQAARSQQPSQRAARPRSASRRATAAPVGAQPQTAQQPAGAGGGHERANGPVTGYLARLSASGTKTSTPIIQTPQSVSVISAEQIRDQKIVSKFDEVLRYTPGVIGGTYGADFRNDWFMIRGFPAQNESLFLDGLQLFYTSYASWKLQPFNLERVEVLRGPSGILYGGSAPGGLVNAVSKLPQAEPIRYIETGVNNFGNGYTQFDIGGATAQPGNGQVQYRLVGQAQGGGTQTDYVYDNNFFLAPSVTWRPDADTSLTVFGMASHSNTRALNFLPYVGTVTSAPFGRIPTSLFVGDPSADQFRRDQQMVGYQFQKSVTDSVDFRQNARMAHVDVYYAGLYGLGYATTPAAADITRGNFYTRGIATQLNLDNQLEYRFTTGALQHTALVGVDLKYYGIDDRQGFGMGTNLNVLNPVYGTNLPYSGPLYQNGYLAQGMAGLYLQDQVKLDRLTVVLSGRQDWVDLTNNNRIGASQGRDDSKFSGRVGAIYNFDSGVAPYVSYMTGYNPVIGTTAAGQLLLPETSEQTEVGVKYEPVGLNARFGVAYFDLKRKNALTTDPNNPLFQTQNGEVTSRGVELEAVANITRDFKLVASYTNYELFVSKDLNPALIGTVPTNAPRQLASVWTDYTFRDGPLTGFGFGGGVRYVGSSFADTANTARVPGVVLGDLALHYEWDNNWRAALNVVNVTDKIYVASCATISSCYYGDRRRITASLAYKW, encoded by the coding sequence ATGTCGTGCACGTGGATTCGGCCGCAGCGGTTTGCCGCTTCGGCTGTCGCGGTGCTTTCGGTTGTCGGTGCGGACGATGTCTTCGCCCAGACGCAATTGCCGTCCGTGACCGTCGAAGCGCCGCAGCGGCAGGCGGCGCGATCACAGCAGCCGTCGCAACGAGCCGCACGCCCGCGCAGCGCCTCGCGCCGCGCAACGGCCGCGCCAGTGGGCGCGCAGCCACAGACCGCTCAGCAGCCCGCGGGCGCCGGCGGCGGACACGAACGCGCCAACGGCCCGGTCACCGGCTATCTGGCGCGGCTGAGCGCCAGCGGCACCAAGACCAGCACGCCGATCATCCAGACCCCGCAATCGGTGTCCGTCATCAGCGCCGAGCAGATCCGCGACCAGAAGATCGTCAGCAAGTTCGACGAGGTGCTGCGCTACACGCCAGGCGTCATCGGCGGCACCTATGGTGCCGATTTCCGCAACGACTGGTTCATGATCCGCGGCTTCCCCGCGCAGAACGAGTCGCTGTTCCTCGACGGCCTGCAGCTGTTCTACACCTCCTATGCGAGCTGGAAGCTGCAGCCCTTCAATCTCGAGCGCGTCGAGGTGCTGCGCGGTCCATCCGGCATCCTTTATGGCGGCTCGGCGCCGGGCGGCCTCGTCAACGCGGTGAGCAAGTTGCCGCAGGCGGAGCCCATTCGCTACATCGAGACCGGCGTCAACAATTTCGGCAACGGCTATACCCAGTTCGACATCGGCGGCGCGACGGCGCAGCCCGGCAATGGCCAGGTGCAGTACCGCCTCGTCGGCCAGGCCCAGGGCGGCGGCACCCAGACCGACTATGTCTACGACAACAACTTCTTCCTTGCCCCGTCGGTGACCTGGCGGCCCGATGCCGACACCAGCCTCACCGTGTTCGGCATGGCCTCGCACAGCAACACCCGCGCGCTGAACTTCCTGCCCTATGTCGGCACCGTCACCAGCGCGCCGTTCGGCCGGATTCCGACCAGCCTGTTCGTCGGCGATCCCAGCGCCGACCAGTTCCGCCGCGACCAGCAGATGGTCGGCTACCAGTTCCAGAAGAGCGTGACCGACAGCGTCGATTTCCGCCAGAACGCGCGCATGGCGCATGTCGACGTCTATTATGCCGGCCTCTACGGGCTCGGCTACGCGACGACGCCGGCCGCCGCCGACATCACCCGCGGCAATTTCTACACCCGCGGCATCGCCACCCAGCTCAACCTCGACAATCAGCTCGAATACCGCTTCACCACCGGCGCGCTGCAGCACACCGCGCTGGTCGGCGTCGATCTGAAATATTACGGCATCGACGACCGCCAGGGTTTTGGCATGGGCACGAATCTCAACGTGCTCAATCCGGTCTACGGCACCAACCTGCCGTACAGCGGCCCGCTCTATCAGAACGGCTATCTCGCCCAGGGCATGGCCGGCCTCTATCTGCAGGATCAGGTTAAGCTCGACCGTCTGACGGTCGTGCTGTCCGGACGCCAGGACTGGGTCGATCTCACCAACAACAACCGGATCGGCGCGTCCCAGGGCCGCGACGACAGCAAGTTCTCCGGCCGTGTCGGCGCGATCTACAATTTCGACAGCGGCGTTGCGCCCTACGTCTCCTACATGACGGGCTACAATCCGGTCATCGGCACCACCGCGGCCGGCCAATTGCTGCTGCCGGAAACCTCCGAGCAGACCGAGGTCGGCGTCAAATACGAGCCGGTCGGGCTCAACGCACGGTTCGGCGTCGCGTATTTCGACCTCAAGCGCAAGAACGCGCTGACCACCGATCCGAACAACCCGCTGTTCCAGACCCAGAACGGCGAAGTCACCTCGCGCGGCGTCGAGCTCGAGGCGGTCGCGAACATCACGCGCGACTTCAAGCTGGTGGCGAGCTACACCAATTACGAGCTGTTCGTCAGCAAGGATCTCAATCCTGCGCTGATCGGCACCGTGCCGACCAACGCGCCGCGGCAGCTCGCCTCAGTGTGGACCGACTACACCTTCCGCGACGGCCCGCTCACGGGCTTCGGCTTCGGCGGCGGCGTGCGCTATGTCGGCTCGTCCTTTGCCGACACCGCGAACACCGCGCGCGTCCCTGGGGTCGTGCTGGGCGATCTCGCCTTGCATTACGAATGGGACAACAACTGGCGCGCGGCGCTCAATGTCGTGAACGTCACCGACAAGATCTACGTCGCGAGCTGCGCGACCATCAGCTCCTGCTACTACGGCGATCGCCGCCGCATCACGGCGAGCCTCGCCTACAAATGGTGA
- the glyA gene encoding serine hydroxymethyltransferase — translation MTSSTKTASAPDSFFTAGLAEADPEIAAAIKGELGRQRHEIELIASENIVSRAVLEAQGSVMTNKYAEGYPGARYYGGCEWVDVAETLAIERAKKLFGAGFANVQPNSGSQMNQAAFLALLQPGDTFMGLDLAAGGHLTHGSPVNMSGKWFKAAHYTVRREDQIIDMDEVQKLAEQVKPKLIIAGGSAYSRAWDFKRFREIADSVGAYLLVDMAHFAGLVAGGVHASPVPHAHVTTTTTHKSLRGPRGGLILTNDETLARKLNSAIFPGLQGGPLMHVIAAKAVAFAEALRPDFKVYAKNVVENAKALAETLRGHGLDIVSGGTDNHLMLVDLRPKGLKGNISEKALVRAAITCNKNGIPFDPEKPFVTSGLRLGTPAATTRGFGVAEFKQVGGMIAEVLNALAQSPDGKAPLVEAAIKERVKALTDRFPIYQ, via the coding sequence ATGACCTCATCCACCAAGACCGCTTCCGCGCCCGATTCCTTCTTCACGGCTGGTCTCGCCGAGGCCGATCCCGAGATCGCCGCCGCGATCAAGGGCGAGCTCGGCCGGCAGCGTCATGAGATCGAGCTGATCGCCTCGGAAAACATCGTCAGCCGCGCCGTGCTGGAGGCGCAGGGCTCGGTGATGACCAACAAATACGCGGAGGGTTATCCGGGCGCGCGCTACTACGGCGGTTGCGAGTGGGTCGACGTCGCCGAGACGCTGGCGATCGAGCGCGCCAAGAAGCTGTTCGGCGCCGGCTTCGCCAACGTCCAGCCGAACTCCGGCAGCCAGATGAACCAGGCGGCGTTTCTGGCGCTGCTGCAACCCGGCGACACCTTCATGGGCCTCGACCTCGCGGCCGGCGGCCATCTCACCCACGGCTCGCCGGTCAACATGTCCGGCAAGTGGTTCAAGGCCGCACACTACACCGTGCGCCGCGAGGACCAGATCATCGACATGGACGAAGTGCAGAAGCTGGCCGAGCAGGTCAAGCCGAAGCTGATCATCGCCGGCGGCTCGGCCTATTCGCGCGCCTGGGACTTCAAGCGCTTCCGCGAGATCGCGGACTCGGTCGGCGCGTATCTGTTGGTCGACATGGCGCATTTTGCGGGCCTCGTCGCCGGCGGCGTGCATGCCTCGCCGGTGCCGCATGCCCACGTCACCACCACGACGACGCACAAGTCGCTGCGCGGCCCGCGCGGCGGCCTGATCCTCACCAATGACGAGACGCTGGCCAGGAAGCTGAATTCGGCGATCTTCCCGGGCCTGCAGGGCGGTCCGCTGATGCACGTCATCGCCGCCAAGGCTGTCGCGTTCGCCGAAGCGCTGCGGCCCGACTTCAAGGTCTACGCCAAGAACGTGGTCGAGAACGCCAAGGCGCTGGCGGAGACGCTGCGCGGCCACGGCCTCGATATCGTGTCCGGCGGCACCGACAACCATCTGATGCTGGTCGACCTCAGGCCGAAGGGGCTGAAGGGCAACATCTCCGAGAAGGCGCTGGTGCGCGCGGCCATCACCTGCAACAAGAACGGCATTCCGTTCGATCCCGAAAAGCCGTTCGTCACCTCGGGCCTGCGGCTCGGCACGCCGGCGGCGACCACGCGCGGCTTCGGCGTCGCCGAGTTCAAGCAGGTCGGCGGCATGATCGCCGAAGTGCTGAACGCGCTGGCGCAGTCGCCGGACGGCAAGGCGCCGCTGGTCGAGGCCGCGATCAAGGAGCGCGTCAAGGCGCTGACCGATCGCTTCCCGATCTATCAGTAA
- the nrdR gene encoding transcriptional regulator NrdR — protein MRCPSCNSLDTQVKDSRPTEDSAVIRRRRVCMACNFRFTTFERVQLRELTVIKRNGRRVPFDRDKLVRSLQISLRKRPVESERVEKMVSTIVRELESGGEAEVSSEAIGEIVMEHLRQLDDVAYVRFASVYRNFREAKDFEAVLDELTGEEDPRLATLRK, from the coding sequence ATGCGCTGCCCGAGCTGCAATTCTCTCGATACGCAGGTCAAGGACTCGCGTCCGACCGAGGACTCCGCGGTCATCCGCAGGCGGCGCGTCTGCATGGCCTGCAACTTCCGCTTCACGACCTTCGAGCGGGTGCAGCTGCGCGAGCTGACCGTCATCAAGCGCAACGGCCGCCGCGTGCCGTTCGACCGCGACAAGCTGGTGCGCTCGCTGCAGATCTCCTTGCGCAAGCGCCCGGTGGAATCCGAGCGGGTGGAGAAGATGGTGTCCACCATCGTGCGCGAGCTCGAAAGCGGCGGCGAGGCCGAGGTCTCCTCGGAGGCGATCGGCGAGATCGTGATGGAGCATCTGCGCCAGCTCGACGACGTCGCCTATGTGCGCTTCGCCTCGGTCTATCGTAATTTCCGCGAGGCCAAGGACTTCGAGGCCGTGCTCGACGAATTGACCGGCGAAGAGGACCCGCGGCTCGCGACGCTACGCAAATGA